Genomic window (Streptomyces liliiviolaceus):
GTCCTCGACTCCTGCGAACACGTGCTCCCCGACTGCGCCGACCTCGTCCGCGCCCTGCTGGCCGCCGCGCCCGGTGTGCGGTTCCTGGCCACCAGCCGGGAGCACCTCGGCCATCCGTCCGAACTCCGCGTGGAGACCGACCCGCTGCCGGTGGGCGACGCGGAGGACCCCGGTGGCCGGGGAGGGGGCCGGCCCGGTGACGCGCTCGACCTGTTCGCCCAGCGGGCCGCCGAGGCGCGTACCGGCTTCGTGCTCGACGAGGACTCGGCCGGGCCGGCCGCCGCCGTCTGCCGTCGGCTGGAAGGCATTCCGCTGGCCATCGAACTGGCCGCCGCCCGCCTCGGCGAACTCTCCCTCGGTGAACTCGACGAACGGCTCGGCGAGCGGCTGCCGTCCCCGCTCGACCTCCTCGCGGCGGGACCCGACGAGGGGCCGCTGCGGCACCGCACCCTGCGGACGGCCATCGGCTGGAGCCATGAACTGTGCGCGCCCGTCGAGAGGTTGCTGTGGGCGAGGCTCTCCGTGTTCACCGGCGGCTTCGACCTGGCCGCCGCCGAGGACGTCTGCTCCGGCGGCCCCCTGCCCGCCGCACGGATCGAGGCCCTGCTGGAACGGCTCGTCGAGCAGTCGATCGTGCTGCGCCACCGCACGGACGAACGGCGCTTCCAACTCCTCGACAGCGTGCGGGACTTCGGCGGTGACTGGCTGCGCGCCCTCGGTGAGGAACGGACCCTGCGGCTGCGTCACCTCGACCACTACCGCAGCCTCGCACGCGCCGGCTGCACGGAGTGGAACACCGGCCGCCAGCTGCAGTGGTGCGAGCGCGTGATCACCGAACACGACAATCTCCGTACCGCCATGGACTGCGCGCTGTCCGAGCGCGACGGCCCCACCGCCCTGCGCACGGCGGCCGACATCGGTTTCCTGTGGCGCCACTGCGGCTATCTGCGGGACGCCCAGCACTGCCTCGACCAGGTCCTCACCGCCGATCCGGCGCCCGGCCCCGACCTCGTACGGGCCCTGTGGGCGAGGGCCGCGGTCGCCCTCCTCCAGGGCGACCTGGACAGCGCCGAACGCTGGGCGGCGGTGTGCACGGCGGCGGCCGTGGAACAGGGCGACCCGGTGGCCGTCGTCGGCGCCGCGTACGTCACCGGCGGGCAACTGCTCCTGCGCGGGCGGCTCGGCGAGGCGCTGGTCGTCCTGGCCGCGGCCGACCTGCTCCCGGTCCGCGACGACTGGCTGGGCTCCGCGCAGCTCCAGGTGCGGCTCGCGCTCTCGCTGAACCACCTGCTGCGCGGGGACCTGGCCGGCGCCAGGGCGGTCGCCGACGAGGTCCGCGCGGAGAGCACGCGGCGCGGCGAGCGCTGGGCGGGCGCCTTCGCCGACTGCTTCCTCGCCCAGGTCGAGCTGGCCGAGGGCGACCTGGCCGCGGCGGCGCGCAACGCCCGTACGGCCGTCGTGGCGCACTACCTGCTGAACAGCACGCTCGGTGTCGCCCACACCCTCGACATCCTGGCCTCTACGGTCGTGGCGACCGGGGACGGGCGGCGCGCGGCCCGGCTCCTCGCGATCGGCCAGCGCATCTGGGAACGTCTCGGCAACGCCCAGATGCAGTCACCGGACCTGATCTCCGCCCGCCGCTCCTGCGAGGACCTGGTCCACCAGAAGCTCGGCACCGAGGCCTACACACGGGCGTACGCGGAGGGGCTGGCCATGTCGTACGAGCGGGGCATCGCCTACGCGGTGGAGGACGTCCGCGACGACTGACACGCGGGGCAGGACGTCCGCGAGGGCTGATACGCGGTGCAGGACGTCCGTGACGGCTGACGTTCCGTCACATCACCCTGTACGTGACCGGATCGCTGCCCGGTA
Coding sequences:
- a CDS encoding ATP-binding protein, whose translation is MPENTTAEGRAGNLPPETRSFVGRRRELARLDALLDPADAGHGPRLVTLVGTGGVGKTRLALNAARRAAHRYPDGVWFVELSPLRAQGLVGFAVVEALRLADQSTSPVTEVLADWLADKEALIVLDSCEHVLPDCADLVRALLAAAPGVRFLATSREHLGHPSELRVETDPLPVGDAEDPGGRGGGRPGDALDLFAQRAAEARTGFVLDEDSAGPAAAVCRRLEGIPLAIELAAARLGELSLGELDERLGERLPSPLDLLAAGPDEGPLRHRTLRTAIGWSHELCAPVERLLWARLSVFTGGFDLAAAEDVCSGGPLPAARIEALLERLVEQSIVLRHRTDERRFQLLDSVRDFGGDWLRALGEERTLRLRHLDHYRSLARAGCTEWNTGRQLQWCERVITEHDNLRTAMDCALSERDGPTALRTAADIGFLWRHCGYLRDAQHCLDQVLTADPAPGPDLVRALWARAAVALLQGDLDSAERWAAVCTAAAVEQGDPVAVVGAAYVTGGQLLLRGRLGEALVVLAAADLLPVRDDWLGSAQLQVRLALSLNHLLRGDLAGARAVADEVRAESTRRGERWAGAFADCFLAQVELAEGDLAAAARNARTAVVAHYLLNSTLGVAHTLDILASTVVATGDGRRAARLLAIGQRIWERLGNAQMQSPDLISARRSCEDLVHQKLGTEAYTRAYAEGLAMSYERGIAYAVEDVRDD